A part of Arachis hypogaea cultivar Tifrunner chromosome 12, arahy.Tifrunner.gnm2.J5K5, whole genome shotgun sequence genomic DNA contains:
- the LOC112727501 gene encoding protein FAR1-RELATED SEQUENCE 5, with translation MESDGMEHLVDDKSDGMEHLVDDDKGDGVEHVVHDKSDTMEHADDDDSDDSSSDSGDDDLQEDQGKGNDVSHMEEATMFKNKAELSKEEVLKMVFDTHEKAYDFYVSYAKCVGFSVRKGDVARDDDGKLIRRRFVCNRQGLRDKKHYMRIDRKRDQKPETRTNCHAMLSIYLDNHTSTWRVRTFEKGHNHELAPAGFDYIVPNTRRLTTAKKAQSDGIRIHGFLTFQIMGFMVGQARAFAGVEFSKDLYSYIDKQRCPKIVDGDALAAISYLQGKADSDPTLFARYTTTDDDQLGNLFWADGLSQVDYEYFGDVVGLDTKYKESMYHRRLVIFSGTNHHRQTCIFACALLGDERADTYKWALENFLDAMEKKHPSAVVTDDNEAMKEAIQVVFPNATHRLCAWHLQKGAAYNIRDAEFVEAFKKSIYTNFDPDEFEEYWRNMIQKFEVCDSMWVEETYKKKEMWATTYLRDKFCSGLRASSRCEGLNPLMKKYIKARHNILELVQHFELALKEFRNNELVAEFNSMYNEPVLTTALESIERKAAKVFTREIFKEVQKELEGAALLFVVGCENLSTTATFKLTKYGKPGWEYKVTYDRESQKFECQCCLWSTHGIPCSHIFCVMIYEHIAELPEKMILKRWTQAAKSFNELPDEEDEVNDKKFLFRYGALCAASNWMSFLAARKLHNFLETKDEIYKITAKLEHKGCMVDTRSFSIPKNTMDDTTKGASLTYKNGKKRRRCKACNKMGHSKSSCPRVKDRRSRGDDLSSSSMSDNPRNAGHATNSAVDPPNTGPATHNTLDDPPNAGPATNNEVGHPPTDSSTAMTQSLAVNHASAASRFGVWGPQFLLPGPGQPCFAANIGHQYYLANQGARYYPLAPAQQQFLRPQGLVQRFVPQGVLPQQYVGGPNPQFQGLAQQKRGKGRARR, from the exons ATGGAAAGTGATGGTATGGAGCATCTTGTTGATGACAAAAGTGATGGTATGGAGCATCTTGTTGATGATGACAAAGGTGATGGTGTGGAGCATGTTGTTCATGATAAAAGTGATACTATGGAGCATGCGGATGATGATGATAGTGATGATTCTAGTAGTGACAGCGGTGATGATGATTTACAAGAGGATCAAGGTAAAGGGAATGATGTAAGTCACATGGAGGAGGCTACCATGTTTAAGAATAAAGCCGAACTGAGTAAAGAGGAAGTTTTGAAAATGGTGTTCGATACTCATGAAAAGGCCTATGATTTTTATGTGAGTTATGCTAAGTGTGTTGGATTTAGTGTCCGGAAAGGAGACGTGGCTCGTGATGATGATGGCAAATTGATAAGACGAAGATTTGTATGCAACAGGCAAGGCTTGAGAGACAAAAAGCATTACATGAGAATTGATAGAAAAAGGGATCAGAAACCAGAGACTAGGACGAATTGTCATGCAATGTTGAGTATTTACCTTGACAACCACACCTCAACTTGGAGAGTGAGAACCTTTGAAAAAGGCCACAACCATGAGCTAGCACCCGCTGGATTTGATTACATCGTGCCAAATACTCGTCGGTTAACAACTGCAAAAAAGGCACAAAGTGATGGTATCCGCATACATGGGTTCCTAACATTTCAAATCATGGGTTTTATGGTTGGTCAAGCTAGGGCTTTTGCTGGAGTTGAATTCTCAAAGGACTTGTACAGTTACATTGATAAACAAAGATGTCCTAAGATAGTTGATGGTGATGCACTTGCAGCTATTAGCTATTTGCAGGGTAAGGCTGATTCTGATCCGACGTTGTTTGCTAGGTACACCACTACAGATGATGATCAATTGGGAAACTTGTTTTGGGCTGATGGCTTAAGTCAAGTTGACTATGAGTACTTTGGGGATGTGGTTGGACTTGATACAAAATACAAAGAAAGCATGTACCACAGACGCTTAGTTATCTTTTCTGGTACTAATCATCATCGACAAACTTGTATTTTTGCATGTGCCTTACTAGGTGATGAGCGAGCTGACACATATAAATGGGCATTGGAGAATTTCTTAGATGCAATGGAAAAGAAGCACCCAAGTGCAGTGGTAACTGATGATAATGAGGCCATGAAAGAGGCAATTCAGGTGGTGTTCCCAAATGCTACCCATAGGCTATGTGCTTGGCATCTTCAAAAAGGTGCAGCATACAACATTAGGGATGCTGAATTTGTTGAGGCTTTCAAGAAATCTATTTATACCAACTTTGATCCTGATGAGTTTGAGGAGTATTGGCGTAACATGATACAAAAGTTTGAGGTATGTGACAGTATGTGGGTAGAGGAGACATATAAGAAGAAGGAAATGTGGGCCACGACTTACCTTCGTGATAAGTTCTGTTCTGGACTAAGAGCATCATCACGATGTGAGGGCTTAAACCCATTGATGAAGAAATATATCAAGGCAAGGCACAATATACTCGAATTGGTCCAACACTTTGAGCTTGCATTGAAGGAATTTAGGAACAATGAATTGGTAGCAGAGTTCAATTCCATGTACAATGAGCCTGTTTTGACAACTGCATTAGAATCAATTGAGCGCAAGGCTGCTAAAGTGTTTACGAGGGAAATTTTCAAAGAAGTGCAAAAAGAGTTAGAAGGGGCTGCTTTACTATTTGTTGTTGGATGTGAAAACCTTTCAACGACTGCCACGTTTAAATTGACTAAGTATGGCAAGCCTGGTTGGGAATACAAGGTGACATACGACAGAGAATCACAGAAATTTGAATGCCAGTGTTGCCTATGGAGTACCCATGGCATTCCCTGTAGTCACATATTTTGTGTTATGATTTATGAACATATTGCAGAATTACCCGAAAAGATGATTCTTAAAAGATGGACTCAAGCTGCAAAGTCTTTTAATGAGCTTCCGGATGAAGAAGATGAGGTGAATGATAAAAAGTTCTTGTTTCGTTATGGTGCATTATGTGCTGCAAGTAATTGGATGTCATTTCTGGCAGCAAGAAAATTGCATAATTTTCTTGAAACAAAAGATGAAATTTATAAAATCACGGCTAAGCTAGAGCATAAAGGCTGTATGGTGGATACCAGATCATTTTCTATTCCCAAGAATACCATGGATGACACGACCAAGGGTGCATCACTAACTTATAAGAATGGTAAGAAGCGGCGACGTTGCAAAGCTTGTAACAAGATGGGTCATTCAAAGTCTAGTTGTCCAAGGGTCAAGGACAGAAGGTCTCGAGGAGATGATCTCAGTTCGTCTTCAATGTCAGATAATCCTCGAAATGCGGGTCATGCCACAAATAGCGCAGTGGATCCTCCAAATACTGGTCCTGCAACACATAACACTCTGGATGATCCTCCAAATGCAGGTCCTGCAACAAATAACGAG GTAGGGCACCCTCCAACAGACTCATCAACCGCCATGACACAATCGCTAGCTGTGAATCATGCATCTGCAGCCTCTCGATTCGGGGTATGGGGACCCCAATTTCTTCTTCCTGGTCCTGGTCAACCATGCTTTGCTGCAAATATAGGTCACCAATACTATCTTGCAAATCAAGGTGCTAGATATTATCCCCTTGCTCCAGCCCAACAGCAATTTCTTAGACCTCAAGGTTTAGTGCAGCGGTTTGTTCCTCAAGGTGTATTACCCCAGCAATATGTCGGAGGTCCGAATCCTCAATTCCAAGGCTTAGCGCAGCAAAAACGTGGCAAAGGTCGTGCTCGTCGTTGA